From Nitrospinaceae bacterium:
TAGCGACCAAGGAATTGGTTCTCCTTTGACCACAGTTCTCGAACCCTGAGAACCGAATCGAGTGACCCGTTGCTCTTCTCGTCAATGAAAACATAGAAAAAGCGACTGTCCTGGTTTTGGTTGAAGGCAAAGTACTTTTCGTCTTCATGGTAAATTTTCTCGTTAAATGGCGCCGATGTTACCTGGAGGGTGAGGGTTCTGGCACCAAAAATTGAGTCGGAAACCATTACCTTATATTGTTTTTCCCCCACCTTCTTGTTGAGCGAATACTCGCTCCCGCCGAGTTTCGGTTTGCTCTTCCCTATGGCGTGGGAGCCTAGTTTTGAGTAAAGCGAGAAATTCATGGTCTTCGAGATGTTATTGCCGATGGCAAAGACCAAAATTAAAATGGCGGCGGCAACAAGGCCGACGATGGCCGGAGATTTTCTGGCCCGGAGGTCGGCGTCGTTCATTTGGCGCTGCTCGGACAGATCGTCCCTTAGCTCGGAGAGCGATTGATATATTTCCTCGGGGTTGAGCTCAAGCGGCCGAAGGGGCTCAGGCTCGGGCTCTTTTTTCTTCGCCGCAGCCGGGCTTGAGCCACCAGCCGCAGGCGCCGCTGCGCCAGCTCCACCTGAGGCAAAGAAATCAAGGTTGATTTGAGTGTATTTCGCCCATTTGGAGGGTAGGTCGCCTTCCGCGAAAATGGCATCCACCGGGCAGGCAGGCACACAAGCTGCGCAATCGATGCAATCAGAGGGGTCGATGTAGAGCATCTCACTCGACTCATCGCCTGCCTGTTGAATACAATCAACGGGGCATACCTCAACACAAGCTGTATCTTT
This genomic window contains:
- a CDS encoding ferredoxin family protein, producing MTHVIAEPCVGTKDTACVEVCPVDCIQQAGDESSEMLYIDPSDCIDCAACVPACPVDAIFAEGDLPSKWAKYTQINLDFFASGGAGAAAPAAGGSSPAAAKKKEPEPEPLRPLELNPEEIYQSLSELRDDLSEQRQMNDADLRARKSPAIVGLVAAAILILVFAIGNNISKTMNFSLYSKLGSHAIGKSKPKLGGSEYSLNKKVGEKQYKVMVSDSIFGARTLTLQVTSAPFNEKIYHEDEKYFAFNQNQDSRFFYVFIDEKSNGSLDSVLRVRELWSKENQFLGRYQKPLTPTDALEKIYHQEASKLAKQLGL